Proteins encoded within one genomic window of Odocoileus virginianus isolate 20LAN1187 ecotype Illinois chromosome 2, Ovbor_1.2, whole genome shotgun sequence:
- the LOC110146685 gene encoding olfactory receptor 1J4-like, whose protein sequence is MRKENQSSMSEFILLGLPIRAEQQDMFFALFLGVYLTTVLGNLLIVLLIRLDARLHTSMYFFLSHLAFSDISLSTTTVPKMLMNMQTQQQSIPYVGCISQMYFFILFGCLDNFLLAVMAYDRYVAICQPLHYTAVMRQELCISLVAVSWFFCCIHALLHTLLLIQLSFCAENTIPNFFCDLSALLKTSCSDISINELVIFTEGGMLFIMPLSIILGSYVRIGTIVLRVPSTKRLFKAFSTCGSHLFVVSLYYGTLAGAYFFSSLWDSNDKDIIASVIYTVVTPMLNPFIYSLRNKDIKQALEIFVFRGNFFR, encoded by the coding sequence ATGAGGAAGGAAAATCAGAGCAGCATGTCCGAGTTCatcctcctggggcttcccatcAGGGCCGAGCAACAGGACATGTTCTTCGCCCTATTCCTGGGCGTGTACCTGACCACAGTGCTGGGCAACCTGCTCATCGTCCTGCTCATCAGGCTGGATGCTCGCCTCCACACctccatgtacttcttcctcagccacTTGGCCTTCTCTGACATTTCCCTTTCCACTACCACAGTTCCAAAGATGCTGATGAACATGCAGACTCAGCAACAATCCATCCCCTATGTGGGATGCATTTCCCAGatgtattttttcatactttttggcTGTCTTGACAACTTCCTTCTCGCAGTGATGGCCTATGACAGGTACGTGGCCATATGTCAGCCACTTCACTACACCGCTGTCATGAGGCAGGAGCTGTGTATCTCACTGGTAGCTGTGTCCTGGTTCTTCTGCTGTATCCACGCCCTGTTGCACACCCTCCTCTTGATCCAACTCTCCTTCTGTGCTGAAAATACCATCCCCAACTTCTTCTGTGACCTCTCTGCCCTCCTGAAGACGAGCTGCTCAGACATTTCCATCAACGAGCTGGTCATCTTTACCGAAGGAGGAATGCTGTTCATCATGCCTCTGAGTATCATCTTGGGCTCCTATGTTCGTATAGGGACCATCGTCCTGAGGGTCCCCTCCACTAAGAGACTCTTtaaagccttctccacctgtggctCCCACCTCTTTGTGGTATCTTTATACTATGGGACACTTGCTGGTGCTTACTTTTTCTCCTCATTATGGGACTCCAATGACAAAGACataattgcttcagtcatataTACAGTGGTTActcccatgctgaacccctttaTTTATAGCCTCagaaacaaagatataaaacaaGCCCTAGAAATATTTGTCTTTAGGGGTAACTTCTTCAGATGA